The following are encoded together in the Pirellulales bacterium genome:
- a CDS encoding alginate lyase family protein: protein MTINRTWTLALPTVAAMAAAISLARSASAAPDAPPFDIKEHERQRVVGAADQYLQERPVTITEFPAQRSAGGPHDYYSEADYFWPDPKNLDGPYVNRDGMSNPDNFNEHRHALIRMSIQVPALAAATLITGDEKYARHAATHLRAWFIDEATRMNPSLLYSQAIRNKVSGRSIGIIDTLHLVEVARSVAVLRRHSLLAKPDEAAIVQWFADYLKWMTTHPYGIQEGLAKNNHAVCYWLQVAEFATLTGDRAALEQCRKRFKEQLLGQIAADGRFPGELSRSKPYCYSLFNLDQMVMLSQVLSTPEDNLWTFALADGRTLQNGPAYMFPFVKDKSKWPLKPDVMYDKYWPVRSCTWLFAGLAYNEPKYLDLWKQLDANPTNDEVLRNLPIRQPVLWFDFPETRIRTPKPSATPRINGPRVYGERPGRPFLYTIPATGQPPLAFSAEGLPEGLTLDAKSGRITGSVARAGEYRVTLAAGNSLGRDTAPLSIKIGDQICLTPPMGWNSWNCFGGKVDQEKVAAQAAAMASSGLLQHGWTYINIDDTWQGRRAGPEHVLEPDSKFRDMKRLCDDIHALGLKAGIYSTPWVTSYARHAGGSAENSEGTWEPPPPGPKQVNKKVLPYAIGKYHFMRQDARQWAEWGFDYLKYDWNPIEAPDVREMAEALQGSGRDFVYSLSNHAPFSGAANFARLANLWRTTGDIKDTWKSMSSIGFAQEKWAPFAGPGHWNDPDMLVVGIVGWGKPRHTGLTADEQYTHISLWCLLSAPLLIGCDLTKLDDFTLGLLTNDEVLAVDQDALGREATRVGASSGQEVWAKPLADGAWAVGLFNRDDQPAEVTLSLADLKLSGPQPVRDLWRQKNLPAADGKLTAKVAPHGAELFKLGSAR, encoded by the coding sequence ATGACGATCAACCGAACATGGACGCTCGCGCTGCCGACGGTCGCTGCTATGGCTGCGGCGATTTCCCTGGCGCGCTCCGCCAGCGCCGCGCCGGATGCTCCGCCGTTCGACATCAAGGAGCACGAACGGCAGCGAGTCGTCGGCGCGGCAGACCAATACCTTCAGGAGCGCCCGGTCACGATCACCGAATTTCCCGCGCAGCGCAGCGCCGGCGGGCCGCACGACTACTACTCGGAAGCAGACTACTTTTGGCCTGACCCGAAAAACCTCGACGGTCCTTACGTCAATCGCGACGGGATGTCGAACCCCGACAATTTCAACGAGCACCGCCATGCGCTGATCCGCATGAGCATTCAGGTTCCGGCGCTGGCGGCGGCGACTCTCATCACGGGCGACGAGAAATACGCCCGCCACGCCGCAACCCACTTGCGGGCCTGGTTCATCGACGAGGCCACGCGCATGAACCCTAGCTTGCTGTATTCGCAAGCGATTCGCAATAAAGTCAGCGGCCGATCGATCGGCATCATCGACACGCTGCACCTCGTGGAAGTGGCCCGCTCGGTCGCCGTGCTCCGCCGGCATTCGCTGCTGGCGAAGCCCGACGAAGCCGCGATCGTGCAGTGGTTCGCCGATTATCTGAAATGGATGACGACGCATCCTTACGGCATCCAAGAGGGGCTGGCCAAGAACAATCACGCCGTCTGCTATTGGCTGCAAGTGGCCGAATTCGCGACGTTGACCGGCGATCGCGCAGCACTCGAACAATGCCGCAAGCGGTTCAAGGAGCAACTCCTCGGGCAGATCGCCGCCGACGGCAGGTTTCCGGGCGAGCTGTCGCGGAGCAAGCCGTATTGCTATTCGCTCTTCAATCTCGACCAGATGGTGATGCTCAGCCAGGTGCTCTCGACGCCGGAGGATAATCTCTGGACGTTCGCCCTGGCCGATGGCCGCACGCTTCAGAACGGCCCGGCATACATGTTTCCCTTCGTGAAGGACAAGTCGAAATGGCCGCTCAAGCCGGATGTGATGTACGACAAATACTGGCCGGTGCGAAGCTGCACCTGGCTATTCGCGGGACTGGCCTATAACGAACCGAAGTACCTCGATCTATGGAAGCAGCTCGACGCCAATCCGACGAACGACGAAGTGCTCCGCAACTTGCCGATCCGCCAGCCGGTGCTGTGGTTCGACTTTCCGGAGACCCGCATTCGCACGCCGAAGCCTTCGGCAACTCCGCGGATCAACGGCCCGCGGGTCTATGGCGAGCGTCCCGGCCGGCCGTTTCTCTATACGATTCCGGCCACCGGGCAACCGCCGCTGGCGTTTTCCGCTGAGGGATTGCCGGAGGGCCTGACGCTCGACGCCAAATCGGGCCGGATCACCGGCTCGGTCGCTCGGGCCGGAGAGTATCGAGTCACGCTTGCCGCGGGCAACTCGCTCGGCCGCGATACGGCGCCTCTCTCGATCAAGATCGGCGACCAGATTTGCCTTACGCCACCGATGGGGTGGAACTCTTGGAACTGCTTCGGCGGCAAAGTGGATCAAGAGAAGGTAGCCGCCCAAGCCGCTGCGATGGCCTCGAGCGGCCTGCTCCAGCATGGCTGGACGTATATCAATATCGACGACACCTGGCAGGGCCGCCGCGCCGGTCCCGAGCACGTGCTCGAGCCGGACTCGAAGTTTCGAGACATGAAGCGGCTCTGCGACGACATCCACGCGCTCGGACTCAAGGCCGGGATCTATTCGACCCCGTGGGTCACGAGCTACGCGCGCCATGCCGGCGGTTCCGCGGAGAATTCCGAAGGGACCTGGGAACCTCCGCCTCCCGGCCCTAAGCAGGTCAACAAGAAGGTCCTTCCCTACGCGATTGGCAAATATCACTTCATGCGGCAAGACGCGCGGCAATGGGCCGAGTGGGGCTTCGATTATCTCAAATACGATTGGAACCCGATCGAGGCGCCGGACGTGCGGGAAATGGCCGAGGCTCTCCAGGGCAGCGGCCGCGACTTCGTCTACAGCCTTTCCAACCACGCTCCGTTTTCCGGCGCCGCCAATTTCGCACGCCTCGCCAATCTCTGGCGAACCACCGGCGATATCAAGGACACTTGGAAGAGCATGAGCAGCATCGGCTTCGCGCAGGAGAAGTGGGCGCCCTTCGCGGGGCCGGGGCATTGGAACGATCCGGACATGCTGGTGGTCGGCATTGTCGGCTGGGGCAAGCCGCGACACACGGGGCTAACCGCGGACGAGCAATACACCCACATCTCGCTCTGGTGCCTGCTCTCCGCCCCGCTGTTGATCGGTTGCGACCTGACGAAGCTCGACGACTTCACCCTCGGCCTCTTGACCAACGACGAAGTCCTCGCGGTGGACCAAGACGCGCTGGGGCGAGAGGCCACGCGCGTCGGCGCCAGCAGCGGGCAAGAGGTCTGGGCCAAGCCGCTCGCCGACGGCGCCTGGGCCGTCGGCCTATTCAACCGCGACGACCAGCCGGCGGAGGTGACGCTCAGTCTGGCCGATCTCAAGCTCAGCGGCCCGCAACCGGTTCGCGACCTTTGGCGCCAAAAGAACCTCCCCGCCGCCGACGGCAAGCTCACGGCCAAAGTCGCCCCGCACGGCGCCGAGCTGTTCAAGCTCGGCTCGGCGAGATGA
- a CDS encoding alpha/beta hydrolase, with translation MRSQLAKRSARIPNAILALIMFPSIPAATASAEEPARTTSAPAASAPDSAAPAAGAVTPSVPPLPLVPGAKVVALWPAGHPTLKGFDQKEVFKTSASQPERIQSVTNVHNPSIELHLAPPEKANGLAIVVAPGGGNTQLVVGTEGTEIAAWLNDLGVSAFILRYRLRPYDSAVDALADTQRAIRLVRANAKEWGVDPKRIGVMGFSAGGEQAARAELKFDNGNPQATDVVEKQSSRPDFAVLVYPGWRSMDLSQVPSSAPPAFLTSAGLDDAFHARQTVEFYNALFNARIPVELHIYGHGGHGNGIKPRNGIPFGTWPKRFVEWATDLGLMKKS, from the coding sequence ATGAGATCCCAACTGGCGAAACGTAGTGCAAGAATTCCAAATGCAATCTTGGCCCTGATCATGTTCCCGAGCATTCCGGCAGCGACGGCCAGCGCTGAGGAACCCGCGCGGACCACTTCAGCGCCTGCCGCGTCCGCGCCAGATAGCGCCGCGCCGGCAGCCGGCGCCGTTACGCCGTCGGTGCCGCCGTTGCCGCTGGTGCCCGGTGCGAAGGTCGTCGCGCTTTGGCCCGCCGGTCATCCGACATTGAAGGGGTTCGATCAAAAGGAGGTGTTCAAGACTTCAGCGAGTCAGCCGGAGCGAATTCAATCGGTCACGAACGTTCATAATCCGTCGATCGAGCTGCATTTGGCGCCGCCGGAGAAGGCCAACGGGTTGGCGATCGTCGTGGCGCCCGGAGGTGGAAACACGCAACTCGTCGTAGGCACGGAAGGGACCGAGATTGCCGCTTGGCTGAACGACTTGGGCGTTTCCGCGTTCATTTTGAGATACCGCCTGCGCCCCTACGATTCGGCCGTCGATGCGCTGGCCGACACACAGCGGGCAATCCGGCTGGTCCGCGCCAATGCCAAAGAGTGGGGCGTCGATCCGAAACGGATCGGTGTTATGGGCTTTTCGGCGGGAGGCGAACAGGCGGCTCGCGCGGAGTTGAAATTCGACAATGGCAATCCACAGGCCACCGACGTGGTCGAGAAACAGAGCAGCCGCCCGGATTTCGCGGTGCTGGTCTACCCAGGCTGGCGCAGCATGGATCTCAGCCAGGTCCCCAGCAGTGCGCCGCCGGCGTTCCTGACATCGGCGGGCCTCGACGACGCGTTCCACGCGCGGCAGACGGTCGAATTCTACAACGCGTTGTTCAATGCGCGGATCCCGGTCGAGCTTCACATCTATGGCCACGGTGGACATGGCAACGGAATCAAGCCGCGAAATGGAATCCCGTTCGGGACCTGGCCAAAGAGGTTCGTCGAGTGGGCGACCGACTTGGGGTTGATGAAGAAGTCGTAA
- a CDS encoding DUF1559 domain-containing protein, which yields MPALLKRSRFHAVCRGFTLVELLVVISIIGILISLLLPAVQSTREAARRVQCTNNLKQLGLALTNFHSAKKRFPPSSVWRVNGKLDLTNIGLEDNPGLAENWVILILPQIEQQTLRTRFDLTKPIPDPANASPRAIPLSVMQCPSDAFNAMPFNGKASGLTSNLGNGWARSNYAANGSLGYLGPGDRVGVTGVGQGTTFSGGGWGSRWLRGIMGANTSLRIEDIRDGTSNTILLAEIRAGVIAQDTRGIWAMSGACPSALWAYGYASDDNGPNCNVPPGDDPLACTEVQAAIGATQLIRMGMSCSPRNEPNWQQGPKSMHAGGVNVCLADGSVRFISDFVQLGTPGTPPACLGIWDKLNLSSDGETIDASKY from the coding sequence ATGCCCGCTTTGCTGAAGCGTAGTCGGTTTCACGCAGTCTGCCGCGGCTTTACGCTCGTCGAGCTGCTGGTGGTCATATCGATCATCGGCATTTTGATTTCGCTATTGCTCCCGGCAGTTCAATCGACTCGTGAAGCGGCCCGCCGCGTGCAATGCACCAACAATCTCAAGCAGTTGGGCTTGGCGCTGACCAACTTCCACTCGGCCAAAAAGCGGTTCCCTCCCAGCTCCGTCTGGAGGGTTAATGGCAAGCTTGACCTCACCAACATCGGGCTGGAAGATAATCCGGGTCTGGCCGAGAATTGGGTCATCCTCATCCTGCCGCAGATCGAGCAGCAGACTCTGCGGACCCGCTTTGATCTGACCAAGCCGATCCCCGATCCGGCGAACGCCAGTCCGCGTGCCATTCCGTTGTCCGTCATGCAATGTCCCTCCGACGCATTCAACGCAATGCCGTTTAACGGCAAGGCCAGTGGCTTGACGAGCAATTTGGGAAATGGTTGGGCTCGATCCAATTATGCGGCCAACGGGTCGTTGGGGTACCTCGGGCCCGGAGACAGAGTGGGCGTCACTGGCGTTGGCCAGGGGACAACCTTTAGCGGCGGCGGATGGGGCAGCCGCTGGCTGCGCGGCATCATGGGGGCCAACACGTCATTGCGGATCGAGGATATCCGCGACGGCACGAGCAACACGATCTTGCTCGCCGAAATCCGCGCGGGAGTCATCGCGCAAGACACGCGCGGCATCTGGGCCATGAGCGGCGCCTGCCCGAGTGCGCTCTGGGCCTATGGCTATGCCTCGGACGATAACGGCCCCAATTGCAACGTGCCGCCGGGCGACGATCCCTTGGCATGCACCGAAGTGCAGGCGGCAATCGGCGCGACGCAACTAATCCGGATGGGCATGTCATGCTCGCCGAGGAATGAGCCCAATTGGCAACAGGGCCCGAAAAGCATGCACGCCGGCGGCGTCAACGTCTGCCTGGCGGACGGCAGCGTGCGCTTCATCAGCGACTTCGTCCAATTGGGCACCCCCGGCACTCCCCCCGCCTGCCTCGGCATTTGGGACAAGCTCAACCTCTCTAGCGACGGCGAAACGATCGACGCGAGTAAGTATTGA
- a CDS encoding Gfo/Idh/MocA family oxidoreductase yields the protein MESRTPPRYAVGWGGSYSSRHISEHQIHTVRRAEMSNSATRVHRRRFLKTALSAGAAVMAPTIIPSSALGKDGAVAPSERIVVGGIGIGNRGSYDLGCFLEQKDVQFVAVCDVKAARRDAVKKMVDQRYGYLDCDRYRDFRELLDRSDIDAVLIATGPNWHATAAVAAAKAAKDIYCEKPCTKNIAQSLTLAETIRRTGRVFQAGTQRRNLPHFAFACELARSGKLGKLKTVYAHPAGMTAKMSGWLSPEPEPPKETVDWDMYLGPAAWRPFNKQLLDGFNFEKGGGLVGGGVLEWGSHCVDLCQWAVGADGTAPIEYNPPKDGRLIARYENGVELILRETGWLPLGSCPVRFEGETGWVEAGDSGKLVLSSPELLAGRTVAEIGGYPATFHVRDFLDCVKSRSQPKANAEAACYSHITCHAANIALALGRKLTFDPRKHEFIGDEQANRLRSEALREPWRL from the coding sequence GTGGAAAGCCGAACGCCGCCGCGGTATGCTGTCGGCTGGGGCGGCTCCTATTCCAGTCGCCATATCAGCGAGCATCAGATCCATACGGTCAGGAGAGCGGAGATGTCGAACAGCGCAACTCGCGTTCACCGGCGGCGGTTTTTGAAGACTGCGCTGTCAGCCGGCGCGGCCGTGATGGCGCCCACGATCATCCCCAGTTCGGCCTTGGGCAAGGACGGCGCGGTTGCCCCCAGCGAGCGGATCGTGGTCGGAGGGATCGGCATTGGAAATCGCGGGAGCTACGACCTCGGTTGCTTCCTCGAGCAAAAGGACGTGCAATTCGTCGCCGTCTGTGATGTGAAAGCCGCTCGCCGCGACGCGGTCAAGAAAATGGTCGATCAACGGTATGGCTACCTGGACTGCGACAGGTATCGCGACTTTCGCGAACTGCTCGACCGCTCCGACATCGACGCGGTGCTGATCGCCACGGGTCCGAACTGGCACGCCACGGCCGCGGTCGCGGCGGCGAAGGCCGCCAAAGACATCTATTGCGAGAAACCTTGCACGAAAAACATCGCCCAGAGCCTGACGCTGGCTGAAACGATCCGCCGCACAGGTCGCGTCTTTCAGGCCGGCACGCAGCGGCGGAATCTGCCACACTTCGCGTTTGCTTGCGAGCTGGCGCGCAGCGGGAAGCTCGGCAAGCTCAAAACGGTTTATGCGCATCCGGCCGGGATGACGGCTAAGATGAGCGGTTGGCTGAGTCCGGAGCCCGAGCCGCCCAAGGAAACGGTCGATTGGGATATGTACCTCGGCCCTGCGGCATGGCGGCCGTTCAACAAGCAGCTTCTCGACGGCTTCAATTTCGAAAAAGGGGGCGGGCTTGTTGGCGGCGGAGTGCTGGAATGGGGTTCCCATTGCGTGGACCTCTGCCAATGGGCCGTGGGGGCCGATGGCACGGCCCCGATCGAGTACAACCCGCCGAAGGATGGCCGCCTGATCGCGCGCTACGAAAACGGAGTCGAGTTGATTTTGCGCGAGACCGGCTGGCTCCCTCTGGGCTCGTGTCCGGTGCGGTTCGAGGGGGAGACGGGGTGGGTCGAAGCGGGCGACAGCGGCAAGCTCGTTTTAAGTTCGCCGGAGCTGCTCGCCGGAAGGACCGTGGCGGAGATCGGCGGCTACCCGGCGACATTCCACGTTCGCGACTTCCTCGACTGTGTGAAATCGCGGAGCCAGCCGAAGGCCAACGCCGAGGCAGCCTGCTACTCGCATATCACCTGCCACGCGGCGAATATCGCCCTCGCGCTCGGGCGCAAGCTGACATTCGATCCGCGGAAGCACGAGTTCATTGGCGACGAGCAAGCCAACCGTTTGCGATCGGAGGCGCTCCGAGAACCATGGCGATTGTAA
- a CDS encoding HEAT repeat domain-containing protein has translation MTRPNRSIGCAALLAILVSLASVSARAGEDQSASKETERKLIETLRSSSPAEKAIACKQLAIHGTADAVPELAGLLADEQLASWARIALEAIPDAAANEALRKATQSLKGRLLIGVINSIGVRRDAGAVDQLTVHLQDQDAAVAAAAAVALGHIGNASATKTLRQALPTAAAGALRSAVAEGCILCAERRMAEGKMKEAAEIYDEVRRADVPKPRILEATRGAILARASDGIPLLIEQLNSPDKRLFQIGLSAARELGGHDVAEALAAELSRTTPERAALLLRALADRNERVVPSAVLAAAKRGPKLVRVAAIGFLGRSADASSLSALLEIAGEADDELAQAAKTSLASLPGEKVDAAIAERLAKADEKTLPVLIELIGQRRIDATEALVRLLDHPNPAIRRAALTALGETIGPKRLSVLISQVVAPKNPVDAEVAQRALGAACVRMPDRDACAAELAAAMPRASASTKVRLLEILGAVGGATALETIAAAVKGNDPDLTDTGSRLLGEWMTVDAAPVLLDLAKHSPNEKYKSRAMRGYIRLARQFVMPDRQRAEMCAAALEATDRPAEQKLVLAVLERYPSDATLRVAAKATETPALKEDAKRAVLAISQKLPGGSPDVGKLLSQVGAETLKIEIIKAEYGAGTTQKDVTDAIKRQVRGLSLIGLSAATYNESFGGDPVPGIPKQLKIQYRINGKSGEASFAENAVIMLPVPK, from the coding sequence ATGACAAGGCCCAACCGCTCCATTGGCTGCGCCGCGTTGCTCGCAATCTTGGTTTCGCTGGCCAGCGTTTCGGCCCGGGCCGGCGAGGATCAAAGCGCATCGAAAGAAACAGAGCGGAAGCTGATCGAAACCCTTCGATCGAGTTCGCCTGCGGAGAAAGCCATCGCCTGCAAGCAACTGGCCATTCACGGCACGGCGGACGCGGTCCCCGAATTGGCGGGGCTGTTGGCCGACGAACAGCTTGCCTCTTGGGCGCGGATCGCGCTCGAGGCCATTCCAGACGCGGCGGCCAATGAAGCGCTGCGCAAGGCCACGCAGTCGCTGAAGGGCCGGCTGCTGATTGGCGTCATCAATTCGATCGGCGTCCGCCGCGATGCCGGGGCGGTCGATCAATTGACAGTTCACTTGCAAGATCAGGACGCCGCCGTCGCTGCGGCTGCGGCCGTGGCGCTGGGTCACATCGGCAATGCCTCGGCGACCAAGACGCTCCGGCAGGCGTTGCCCACCGCGGCCGCAGGCGCGCTCCGCTCGGCCGTTGCCGAAGGTTGTATTCTGTGTGCGGAACGGCGCATGGCCGAAGGAAAGATGAAGGAGGCCGCCGAGATTTACGACGAAGTCCGCCGGGCGGACGTTCCCAAGCCGAGGATTCTCGAGGCGACCCGCGGCGCGATTCTCGCTCGAGCGTCGGATGGTATCCCGCTGTTGATTGAGCAACTTAACTCGCCCGACAAGAGATTGTTCCAAATTGGCCTGAGCGCCGCCCGAGAGCTTGGCGGGCATGACGTGGCCGAAGCCCTCGCCGCGGAGCTATCGCGCACGACGCCGGAGCGGGCGGCGCTCTTGCTTCGTGCCTTGGCGGATCGCAACGAGCGCGTCGTCCCGTCCGCGGTGCTGGCAGCCGCCAAACGCGGCCCGAAATTGGTCCGCGTCGCGGCGATCGGCTTTCTCGGACGATCGGCAGACGCCTCCAGCCTGTCTGCACTATTGGAGATCGCGGGCGAAGCCGACGACGAATTGGCGCAGGCGGCGAAAACGTCGCTGGCAAGCCTGCCTGGCGAGAAAGTCGATGCCGCGATCGCAGAGCGTCTTGCGAAAGCGGACGAGAAAACCCTGCCCGTTCTCATCGAACTCATCGGGCAACGGCGAATCGACGCGACGGAAGCGTTGGTGAGATTGCTCGACCACCCGAACCCGGCGATCCGCCGCGCCGCGCTGACCGCATTGGGCGAGACGATCGGGCCCAAGCGGCTTTCCGTGCTCATCTCGCAGGTGGTTGCGCCCAAGAATCCGGTGGATGCGGAAGTGGCCCAGCGAGCGCTTGGCGCGGCCTGTGTTCGCATGCCCGATCGCGACGCATGCGCGGCGGAACTCGCGGCGGCGATGCCCCGCGCGTCGGCTTCAACGAAGGTAAGGCTCCTAGAAATCTTGGGCGCCGTGGGAGGAGCGACGGCGCTGGAAACGATTGCCGCCGCGGTGAAGGGCAACGATCCGGACCTCACCGACACCGGCAGCCGTTTGTTGGGGGAGTGGATGACCGTGGACGCCGCGCCGGTCTTGTTGGATCTCGCAAAACACTCGCCGAACGAAAAATACAAGTCGCGCGCGATGCGCGGCTATATCCGGCTGGCCCGCCAATTCGTGATGCCCGACCGGCAACGAGCCGAGATGTGCGCGGCCGCGCTGGAGGCCACCGACCGACCGGCCGAACAAAAATTGGTGCTCGCGGTGCTCGAGCGTTATCCGAGCGACGCGACCCTGCGCGTGGCCGCCAAGGCGACGGAGACGCCGGCGCTGAAGGAGGACGCCAAGCGAGCGGTGCTGGCCATCTCCCAAAAGCTGCCTGGCGGTTCGCCCGACGTAGGGAAATTGCTGTCTCAAGTCGGCGCGGAGACGCTGAAAATTGAGATAATCAAGGCCGAGTATGGCGCCGGGACAACGCAGAAAGACGTGACCGACGCGATCAAGCGGCAGGTTCGCGGCCTGTCTCTGATCGGCTTGTCGGCGGCGACCTACAACGAGAGCTTCGGCGGCGATCCGGTGCCCGGAATCCCAAAACAACTAAAGATCCAATACCGGATCAACGGCAAGTCAGGCGAGGCCTCGTTTGCTGAGAACGCCGTCATCATGCTGCCCGTGCCGAAGTGA
- a CDS encoding IPT/TIG domain-containing protein, with amino-acid sequence MALSLQGLQLFPADNAWNQNISAAPVAANSSAVIANIGATVHIHPDWGADDPVNGTSPLYGIPFNIIHGNSTPTINVQIDNYPGESDIVPVPIPPNAVLEGDYQNGPNLNGGGYGTNQRGDSHLIVFDEDNNVAYELYGVSRPNDPTLFPNNHNVELTKTDTAWHAAQETVWNMKTDEFRTLGATSADAAGLSILAGLARPDEGLTVSEGGQGVINHALRLTLPSSVVNPQYIYPASHMVSDSQASDKLPFGARLRLANTTAVNMLIGNMPPESQIIARAMQQYGLIVADIGTAMYVTGASATIDNVDSPNTKLTWNLNDIFASNGLKALNAGDFEVVDLTPRVTGLSATTGLAGSTITITGQNFSGAAGRLSVLFGNMPASSLTVVSDSQIKAIVPSGSGMVDITVQSGIQETDNISSNPNANVTKPIFGYGTSATTSADRFTFAPGSATLTWKGISNGNWTDPQWSGASLPYPDNTANAIIDTANIVQVTSAQAAYSLAISGGGQVAVGAGASLAVTTNVSVTASGVLNVIPGGMFSSGGTLTLDTGGSIIGGSVSAAAFQLNGGTVSANLSGPGGLTKSTNGTITLSGSNSYAGGTVINGGTLILANAGALPTGTNLTIGAGGAGELASGVNQVVGGIDGSGSLIVNSGGNFTANHIVLGALVIGGTASAPAVVTIAPSDASGNPLTAEQDVGASRFAEVSNSASATNVSLSIIVRADSITSWWRRKSREGGLSRNHRLSAGVAIACWQARPIGQAAYLRYHPPHDSARYSASGNRDRDWPGNHPPGSALV; translated from the coding sequence ATGGCGCTTTCGCTCCAGGGTCTGCAACTCTTTCCCGCGGATAATGCATGGAACCAGAATATCAGCGCCGCGCCCGTGGCGGCCAACTCGTCGGCCGTTATCGCGAATATCGGCGCTACGGTCCATATTCATCCCGATTGGGGCGCGGACGATCCGGTCAACGGCACCAGCCCGCTATATGGGATTCCGTTCAATATCATTCACGGCAACAGCACGCCGACGATCAACGTCCAGATCGACAATTATCCGGGCGAGAGCGACATCGTTCCGGTCCCGATCCCGCCGAACGCGGTCCTCGAAGGGGATTACCAAAACGGACCGAACCTCAACGGGGGCGGCTACGGCACCAACCAGCGCGGCGATTCGCACCTGATCGTCTTCGATGAAGATAACAACGTGGCCTATGAACTATACGGTGTGTCGCGGCCGAATGACCCCACCTTGTTCCCGAACAACCATAATGTGGAATTGACCAAGACGGATACCGCCTGGCACGCGGCGCAGGAAACTGTTTGGAACATGAAGACCGACGAGTTCCGCACGCTCGGCGCCACTTCGGCCGACGCGGCCGGATTGTCGATCCTGGCCGGTCTGGCTCGGCCCGACGAGGGGCTGACGGTTTCCGAGGGAGGGCAAGGTGTCATCAATCACGCCCTGCGCCTCACGCTGCCGAGCAGTGTGGTCAACCCGCAGTACATCTATCCTGCCTCCCACATGGTCAGTGACTCGCAAGCGTCCGACAAGCTGCCGTTCGGAGCGCGGCTGCGGCTGGCGAACACGACGGCCGTCAACATGCTGATCGGCAACATGCCTCCGGAATCCCAAATCATTGCTCGCGCCATGCAGCAGTATGGTCTGATCGTCGCGGATATCGGCACCGCGATGTACGTCACGGGCGCCTCCGCGACAATAGACAATGTGGATTCCCCCAACACCAAGTTGACCTGGAATCTGAACGACATCTTCGCCTCGAACGGACTGAAGGCGCTAAACGCAGGCGACTTCGAGGTCGTGGACCTGACGCCCCGCGTGACCGGCCTGAGCGCGACGACCGGTTTGGCCGGCAGCACAATCACGATTACCGGACAGAACTTCTCGGGCGCGGCAGGGCGCTTGTCGGTGCTGTTCGGCAATATGCCTGCAAGTTCTTTAACCGTGGTGAGCGATTCGCAAATCAAGGCGATCGTGCCAAGCGGCTCGGGGATGGTCGATATCACGGTCCAGTCGGGCATCCAGGAAACCGACAACATCAGCAGCAACCCCAACGCCAACGTCACCAAACCGATTTTCGGCTACGGAACGTCGGCCACTACGTCCGCCGACCGATTTACCTTCGCTCCCGGCTCCGCCACGCTTACCTGGAAAGGGATCTCGAACGGTAATTGGACCGATCCGCAATGGTCCGGCGCGAGTTTGCCCTATCCCGATAATACGGCCAACGCGATTATCGACACGGCCAATATCGTGCAAGTTACGTCGGCTCAAGCGGCTTACTCGCTGGCGATCAGCGGCGGTGGACAAGTGGCCGTCGGCGCTGGCGCCAGCCTGGCGGTGACGACCAATGTCAGTGTGACGGCGAGCGGTGTGCTCAACGTGATTCCCGGCGGAATGTTTTCGTCCGGAGGAACTCTGACCCTCGATACGGGCGGCAGCATCATCGGCGGCAGCGTCAGCGCCGCTGCGTTTCAACTCAACGGCGGCACAGTGAGCGCCAACCTGTCTGGCCCCGGCGGCCTGACGAAGAGCACCAATGGCACGATAACGCTATCGGGATCCAATTCCTATGCCGGAGGAACGGTGATCAACGGCGGCACGCTGATCTTGGCGAATGCCGGCGCCTTGCCGACGGGCACGAACTTGACGATTGGCGCTGGCGGCGCCGGAGAACTGGCCTCCGGCGTCAATCAGGTCGTCGGCGGCATCGACGGCAGCGGTAGCCTGATCGTCAATTCGGGCGGAAATTTCACGGCCAATCACATCGTTCTCGGCGCATTGGTGATCGGCGGCACGGCCAGCGCCCCGGCGGTCGTGACGATCGCTCCTTCCGACGCATCGGGCAATCCTCTGACTGCGGAACAAGACGTCGGAGCGAGTCGCTTCGCGGAAGTGTCCAATAGTGCGTCGGCCACGAATGTTTCTCTCTCGATTATCGTTCGAGCCGACTCGATAACGAGTTGGTGGAGGCGGAAATCGCGTGAGGGCGGGCTTTCCCGCAACCATCGATTGTCTGCGGGTGTCGCGATCGCCTGCTGGCAAGCAAGACCTATTGGGCAGGCGGCGTATCTTCGGTATCATCCGCCGCATGACTCCGCCAGATATTCTGCGAGCGGTAACCGAGACCGAGATTGGCCGGGAAATCATCCGCCTGGTTCCGCATTGGTATGA